The genome window TCATGCGGTGTTGAAGTAAACAGCGTTATTGAATACAAACCACTTATTGATAACGCAATAGAGCTTGCTGCGCACAAAGTAGAGCACTGCGTTATTTATCAGCGTCCACAAGTCAGGGCCACTCTTGAGCCTAAACGAGACATAGATTGGACTCAGGCAATGCAAACGGCTGCAAGCGCAGATCCGGTGCCTGTAAATGGTGACGATCCGCTTTATATTTTATATACCTCAGGCACGACAGGCACACCCAAAGGCGTAGTACGCGAAAATGGCGGTCACGCGGTGGCAATGCAATACAGCATGGCAACCGTTTATGGTATGAAGCCCGGCGACGTATTTTGGGCAGCGTCTGACATTGGCTGGGTAGTTGGGCACTCTTATATAGTTTACGCACCGCTAATGTATCGCTGCGCGACCGTATTATATGAAGGTAAACCGGTTAAAACGCCCGATGCCAGTGCATTTTGGCGCGTGGTTGAAGAATATAAAGTAAATGCATTATTTAGTGCCCCCACTGCATTTAGAGCGATTAAAAAAGAAGACCCAAATGCCGATGGTTTTAATCAATACGATACCTCTAGCTTAAAACGTTTGTTTTTAGCAGGCGAGCGGTTAGATCCTCCCACTTACGAGTGGCTTAAAGAAAAAACCAAACTGCCAGTGCTCGATCATTGGTGGCAAACCGAAACCGGCTGGGCTATTGCTTGTAACCCTGTAGGGCTTGAGTACTTAGCAACAAAACCTGGTAGTTCTACCGTCCCTACTCCAGGTTTTGACGTGCGAATATTAGATATGGATGGCAATGAATGCGCAGCTAACGAGCAAGGCGCCGTGGTAATTAAACTGCCACTTCCACCAGGTTGCCTACCAACAATTTGGCAAGATACCTCGCGTTTTAAAGCAAGCTACCTAAATGAATACGAAGGTTATTATTTATCTGGCGATGGTGGTTATATTGATGAAGACGGCTACCTATTTATTATGGGCAGAACCGACGACGTTATAAATGTAGCAGGGCATAGGCTTTCTACCGGCGAAATGGAAGAGATAGTAGCCGCGCACCCTGCTGTTGCTGAATGCGCTGTTTTTGGCGTGAACGATCCCCTAAAAGGGCAACTCCCTATGGGAATGATCGTGCTTAAAAATGATTTTATGGGCTCAAGTACCGACGTAGAACAAGCGCTTGTTTTAAGTGTTCGTAATCAGATTGGCGCTATTGCGTGCCTTAAAAATATAGTTAGCGTAGATAGGTTGCCCAAAACACGCTCGGGTAAAATACTGCGTAAAAATTTACGTCAACTAGTTGATGGCGAAGAGCTACAAATACCTTCAACCATAGATGATGCCAGTATCTTTGAAGAAATAAACCAACAACTAACACAAAGATAAACCCAACCAACCTATCTAAAGCCATTTTTATAATGGCTTTTTATTTCATCCTTATATTTGATCCTTTTACTTAGGTTTAGGTTTAGGCTTAAGTTTTAAGTTTTAAGTTTTAATTTAACTAGCAACTGAAATTTTTTACAGCTTTATGCTTTCTTCTTTTAATAGCGTTATTAATTTAATCAATTTTAAAAGGAATGGTGTATGCCCCGCTTGCTACAAAAACTATTAACTACAGCCCTATTATTTATAGGCTTTGCCACACAAGCCTATGAAATAGAAGACTTAGGGGACGGCTTACACCGCTTTATAGACGACAGACACCGCTCAGTATTTTTAATCACTCCTGAGGGCGCAATTGTTACCGACCCACTTAATAAAAAAGCCGCCACATGGTTAAACGAGCAAATTAAAACTCGCTTTAACGTGCCTGTAAAATATGTAATTTATAGCCATAATCATAGCGATCATATTTACGGCGCCGAGGTATTTAAAAGCCCGCACACCACTTTTATAGCGAATAAACTCGCTGCGCAAGATATTAAAAACACACAAATGAAAACAGTAACGCCCAGCCTTACTTTTGATGATGAGCTACTACTTACCCTTGGTGATTCCACAGTAAAGCTTAACTACCACGGTCCAAACGATGGTCGTGGTTCGGTTAGTATATTATTCGAAAAGCAAAAAACGTTATTTGTAGTTGATTGGATTGTTATTGGCAGAATGCCGTGGCAAAAACTGTGGAGTTACGATATTCAAGGCATGATTAACTCAACCCAAGCGGTACTCAAATATGACTTTGATACTTTTGTAGGTGGTCATGCCGATATCGGCAGTAAAGCAGATGTAGCGCGTTACTTAAGTTATTTAGAGCTTTTGTATAGCCAAGTAACCGCAGGCGTTTTAGCCGGTAATACACTTGACGAAATTAAACAAAATGTAAAATTAGACCAATTTAGTGACTTTAAACAGTTTGATGCATGGTTACCGCTTAACATAGAAGGCGTGTACGAGCGTTTAATGGAAGAGTCTGGTATGGGTTGGCGCAGCGATTTATAAGTTTGAACTCAGCGGACTAAGCTCTGAGCTCTAAACTCAATATTATAAGCATTGGTATTGGCGTATTTAACGCAGTACCAATGTACCTATTAATTAGTTAAATAGACGTCAAACGCCATATAAACCACCTTTACAATGTCCTAGCGCGGTTTTTATATTTCAAATCTAAGTAACCAGAGTTCATATATGGTCTCCTCCAGTATTGCAAGGTGTCATTCAACGATAGCAGGGACAGGTTTGCTGTCATATATACGGTCTTTTAGTGAAGATTATTACTTCTGACCTTGATGTAATCCGCGCATATTGTCCTGATCAGGTTATCGGTATTTACTACCACTGAACTCTATAGGTTTTCAATATGCAGGTTTGACCTGTTATGTCATCGTTTTAGCCACTTACGCAATTCTTTGAAGAGTATTTATACGGGTGAGTAACTCTCACCTGAAGCGCTAATAGCCCAAGCCATTCTCGCCATCTTGTTGGCATAAGCTACACATGCTCGATTATGCCCTCGAGTTTGAACCAGTCGGTTTATCCATTGACTTAATTTATCATTCTTCGTTTTTGCTCTTGAGACAACAGCTTTTGCTCCTTGGATCAACAGGCACCTTAAGTAGCTATTTCCTCGCTTACTTATCCCAAGTAAAGTATCTTTTCCGCCACTACTGTGTTGACGCGGAACGATACCTAAAGACGCTGAAACATCGCGGCCTCTTTTATAGTTACTGCCATTTCCAACTTCATTGAAATAGGCGCTTGATACCATAGGACCAAATCCAGGTATTGTTTGGATCCGTTGGCAAATATCATTATTTTTTGCTGTTTCAACTATTAATGTACTGTAAGTTTCAATGCAGCTGTCTAAGTTACTCAATTGTGTTTCTAACTGCTTTAGTACCGCTTTAAATGCGCCTGATAATCCGGTATTTTCATCTTCTAAAATTAGGGGGATACTTTTGCGTATTGTGTTTACACCCTGATTTAAAATAATTCCGTATTCAGCAGTTAAGCCTCGGATTTGATTGCATAGTGCCGTTCTTTGTCTGACCGCTAACTCTCTCGCTTTGTGCTGTGCTTGGTTATCTTGTTGCTCAACTGATTTTATACAGACACTCTTAATATGATGTTGTTTTGAAGCAACGCTAATTGCTAAAGCATCGTTATAATCATTTTTATTGCCAACTAAGAAGGCTTTTACATGCTGAGGTGGAATAAGCTTTATCTCATGACCACATTTTCTGATTTCTCGAGCCCAAAAATGAGAAGTTGCACAGGCCTCTAAAGCAACTAAACACGTAGTGTGTTGTTGGAAAAAAGATAACACTTGCGCACGCTTTAACATTTTCTTTTTAACTAAGCGCCCTTGTTCATTGCAGCACACCACATGGAAAAATCTTTTTGCTATGTCTAAACCAATTGTTGTAATCTTCATTTTGGTCTTCTCCCTTTGATTATTGTAACCACTTTAATCATGGCACATAGATGCCGTATAGGGAGGAGACCATTACATCAGGTTAAGTATTAAAAAAAAGCATATTAACTAAAATCGACCACCACTTCATAACGCCCTAGCATGTCGTTTACTTCGTATACCCAACCGTGTTGTTTTATTATTTTTTCGCTTAACTCCCCCCCTAAACCGTAGCCAATATTGGCGGGCTTATTTGTGTTATTAGCAGTGTGTGGCGTATCCGTTTGTACGCTGCTATTTACTTATAGAGATCTCGCTGTGCAATATGCCATTACCTTGATAGCTTGGCTGACTACTACACGCAGCAAGCGTGCAACTAAGTGCAAATAAAAAACCGGTTGAGTGCTTTTTAAAATAAACCATTTAACTATGCCTAATTCATACCATTACGAGCAGTTTATTAGGGCGAGGGTTAAGGAGGGGTTAAATGATTTAATCTAAATGTTGGGTTATTAATTTAACAGTAAAAAGTAATCACTTTAGATGTTTTACATCGTTATAAATTTTGTAATTGCTCTATCAACCATTTATGAATTGGGCTGTTATTGGTACGCGGATGCCATGCGGCTATTACTTTAAATGTAGGAGGCAGAGCTTCTATTTTTAGCTGTTTAACTTTGCTATTTGGTAATAATCTTGATGGGTAAAACGCTAACATATCGGTTGTATGTAAAATGTCGGGCACTGCTGAAAAACTCGGTACCGACATTACGATATTACGTTTTAGCCCCTGGCTTTCAAACCACTGATCGTGCGATCCGCGCAAATTAGCGCGCGATGGCGACACCACTAGCTGTGAATGCTTTGCAAATTGCGCCAAACTCAAAGGCTCAGTGTAAGTAGTGTTACCTATACCGGTAATACACAAATGCTGTTCTTCAAACAAAGTGATATAAGAAAGATTATCGGGTATAAATTCTGGAAAGCTTATCAGCAAATCAAGCTCACCGGCCGTTATAAGTTGATTAACGTTGTCGGATGCAAAGTCGCGCACTATCAGCTTTAAACCTGGCGCTTCGCGGCGGGGAATATTAAATAATTGCGGTAGTAAAGCCTGCGTGGCGTAGTCGGTTGCGCTTATGGTAAACACACCTTTATAAGTTTGCGGACTAAAAAGCTCGGGCTCTAGTAACGATTCTAATTGCTTTAAAATATGATTAACAGGTGCCTTGAGTCCTTGCGCTTTAGGAGTAGCAACCATGTTATTGCCTTGGCGAATAAACAAGCGATCGTCAAATAAGTCTCGTAGTTTTCGTAGTTGCTCACTAATAGCTTGTTGCGTTAACCCCATTTTTTTGGCTACTTGCGAAAGATTTCGCAATTCTAATAAGCTACTGAGTACTCTCAACTGTTTTATATCGAGCCGACTAATACCATTCATAATTGTATGCTGCACAAAAAAGTGTTGTTTCAAATTGTATCTTTAAATCTCTATGCTGCCAATGTTGCTTAACCACTATTTAAGCCTTTGTTTGCTTTATAAGAGAATTTAAAATGAAATCAGAATTAGTTAATACCGCCCCTTTATTCTCATCAATTGAGCTTGGCCCTTTTACACTTAAAAACCGTATTGTGATGCCACCTCTTACTCGCTCTCGCAGCACTCAGCCTGGTAATATTCCTAATGAATTAATGGCTGAGTATTATGCGCAGCGAGCATCGGCTGGTTTTATGGTTACCGAAGGCACGCAAATAGAGCCTCGTGGTCAAGGCTACGCTTGGACCCCAGGTATTCACTCGCAAGCACAAATTGAAGGCTGGAAAAAAGTAACAAAAGCCGTACACGCTAAAGGCGGCGTTATTTTTGCTCAGCTTTGGCATGTAGGGCGCGTATCGCACACCACGCTACAACCAAATTCAGGTAAACCGGTTGGTCCTTCAGATATTATGGCTGACAATGTAAAAGTATTTATTGAAACCGCACCTGGTGAAGGCGCATTGGCTGACCCAAGTGAGCCTCGTGCACTAACAACAACTGAAGTTGGCGAACTGGTAAACATGTATGCGCAAGCTGCACGTAATGCTCTAGAAGCAGGCTTTGATGGCGTAGAGCTTCATTGTGCTAACGGGTATTTAGTTAATCAGTTTATTTCTGAACATACTAATAACCGTGACGATCAATACGGTGGAACGCTTAGTAATCGCCTGCGCTTTTTAAAAGAGATAGTTGAAGCGGTAAGTGACGTTGTAGGCTCTGATCGTTTAGGTGTTCGCTTTGCTCCTTTATTTGAAAGTACAGATGAAACACGAGTGTATCTAGGACTTGTTGAATCAAACCCTCATCATACTTATGTACAAGCCGTTAAAGTGCTTGAGCAAGCAGGTATTGCTTACTTATCAATAGCGGAAGCTGATTGGGAAAATGCTCCTGATTTACCACAAGAATTTTATAAAGCAGTACGAGCTGAATTTTCAGGTCGCATCATTTATGCTGGTAAATACACAGTAGAAAAAGCGGTACGTATTTTAGGTGAAGGTTACGGTGACTTATTTGCGTTTGGTCGCCCATTTATAGCTAACCCTGATTTACCAGAGCGTATAGCGAATAATTGGACGTTTAACGAGGCCGATGCAGCCACTATGTATGGCGGTACTGAAGTCGGTTATAGCGATTATCCTTTTTATCAAAAGTAGCCAACCTAAACTCTAAACGATATATGGGATAAGGATTGGTATTGGTATAGAACCGATACGGTTTTATAACAGGTAGCTTAATTAAGCTACCTGTTCTGAGGTAAGAAAACGGTGTTGATAACACTGCTGAATTTGTTATTAGTTGTTCTCGACAATTGCTCTTTCATTGCCCTACCTTCTGCATTTATGCAGCCATATATCAGTCATTTTTTAATAGAGTGAGCGTTAGATTGAATCTCTCAAATTGATTAAGTATTACTGCGGATTGGTATTAGCGTCAAGAATAGTAAAGATAAGTAAAGGGGTGTAAAGCCTCCCTACAGTTGCCCTGCATGCAGTTGGCATTCAGTTTCAAACGTCAATACTAGCCATGTTAACCACAAACGAGGCAATATTATGAAACTTACATTTATACTACCTGCACTATTAGTTATTGGCACTTTATCTAGTTCTGCATTTGCAGCACCACATGATAGATATACAAAGCAAGAATATAAAAAGGTTCAGCTAAAACGAGAACTGAAAAAAATTAACCAAACTAAGGTAATCAAGTACGTTCCCGTTAAAGTTGTTAAAAGAAACGTTAATAACACAGCATTTGTTAAAGTTAATGTCATAACGTATCACCCTAGCCTTAAATTTATTAAAAGATAAATGCGTACTTTAAAATATAAAGTCATGTTTGCGGCAATAAACAACGCGCCGCAAACTTAGCTTTTTACACCATTTAAGCTCTATTATTGGTATTTTCCCATCTAAAATGCACGAAAATAACGTTTTCTAAACACAACAAAAAAGTCCAAATATATAATTTAATAGCAGTATTATTAAAATATCTCTCGTAATACCCCCCCTTAAAAAGAACAGAATTACCCTTAAAAATCGTCAAAAACTAGAGATTATGTCAAGAACCGTCAGTAAAATGTAAAAAGCTGTAAGCATAGCTCCGTTTGCTGTTGTATGTCAGTTAACATTCAGTTTGAACCGCTAGTATTGAACCCAGTTATGTAAAAACATAAACGAGGCAATACTATGAAACTTACTTTTTTACTACCTGCACTGCTCGCCATTGGCGCAGTATCAGGCTCTGCGCTTGGAGCACAAAACGAGCGAGAGAATGATAAAAGCTTTAAACGTGACCACTACAAACGTGTTGAATATAAACGCGATGAACGCCGCCATGAAAAAAAGCAGCGTATTGAGCATAAAAAAGAAAAACGAGAAGACCGTAAACAAGAAAAACGTAAACTTGCTAAGTACAAGCAGGAAAAGCGTGAACAATACCGCT of Pseudoalteromonas arctica A 37-1-2 contains these proteins:
- a CDS encoding propionyl-CoA synthetase, with the protein product MSGKYKQQYNAFKQNPAQFWLEQSKNIPWYKTPTKAYTQDDDGLYHWFSDGQLNTSFLALDQHVIAGFGEQTALIYDSPVTNTKQTYSYSQLQQEVAKFAGVIQSLGVTKGDRVVIYMPMIPQAVIGMLACARLGAIHSVVFGGFAAHELAVRIDDAKPKLILSASCGVEVNSVIEYKPLIDNAIELAAHKVEHCVIYQRPQVRATLEPKRDIDWTQAMQTAASADPVPVNGDDPLYILYTSGTTGTPKGVVRENGGHAVAMQYSMATVYGMKPGDVFWAASDIGWVVGHSYIVYAPLMYRCATVLYEGKPVKTPDASAFWRVVEEYKVNALFSAPTAFRAIKKEDPNADGFNQYDTSSLKRLFLAGERLDPPTYEWLKEKTKLPVLDHWWQTETGWAIACNPVGLEYLATKPGSSTVPTPGFDVRILDMDGNECAANEQGAVVIKLPLPPGCLPTIWQDTSRFKASYLNEYEGYYLSGDGGYIDEDGYLFIMGRTDDVINVAGHRLSTGEMEEIVAAHPAVAECAVFGVNDPLKGQLPMGMIVLKNDFMGSSTDVEQALVLSVRNQIGAIACLKNIVSVDRLPKTRSGKILRKNLRQLVDGEELQIPSTIDDASIFEEINQQLTQR
- a CDS encoding MBL fold metallo-hydrolase; this translates as MPRLLQKLLTTALLFIGFATQAYEIEDLGDGLHRFIDDRHRSVFLITPEGAIVTDPLNKKAATWLNEQIKTRFNVPVKYVIYSHNHSDHIYGAEVFKSPHTTFIANKLAAQDIKNTQMKTVTPSLTFDDELLLTLGDSTVKLNYHGPNDGRGSVSILFEKQKTLFVVDWIVIGRMPWQKLWSYDIQGMINSTQAVLKYDFDTFVGGHADIGSKADVARYLSYLELLYSQVTAGVLAGNTLDEIKQNVKLDQFSDFKQFDAWLPLNIEGVYERLMEESGMGWRSDL
- a CDS encoding IS110 family transposase, which gives rise to MKITTIGLDIAKRFFHVVCCNEQGRLVKKKMLKRAQVLSFFQQHTTCLVALEACATSHFWAREIRKCGHEIKLIPPQHVKAFLVGNKNDYNDALAISVASKQHHIKSVCIKSVEQQDNQAQHKARELAVRQRTALCNQIRGLTAEYGIILNQGVNTIRKSIPLILEDENTGLSGAFKAVLKQLETQLSNLDSCIETYSTLIVETAKNNDICQRIQTIPGFGPMVSSAYFNEVGNGSNYKRGRDVSASLGIVPRQHSSGGKDTLLGISKRGNSYLRCLLIQGAKAVVSRAKTKNDKLSQWINRLVQTRGHNRACVAYANKMARMAWAISASGESYSPV
- a CDS encoding LysR family transcriptional regulator; amino-acid sequence: MKQHFFVQHTIMNGISRLDIKQLRVLSSLLELRNLSQVAKKMGLTQQAISEQLRKLRDLFDDRLFIRQGNNMVATPKAQGLKAPVNHILKQLESLLEPELFSPQTYKGVFTISATDYATQALLPQLFNIPRREAPGLKLIVRDFASDNVNQLITAGELDLLISFPEFIPDNLSYITLFEEQHLCITGIGNTTYTEPLSLAQFAKHSQLVVSPSRANLRGSHDQWFESQGLKRNIVMSVPSFSAVPDILHTTDMLAFYPSRLLPNSKVKQLKIEALPPTFKVIAAWHPRTNNSPIHKWLIEQLQNL
- a CDS encoding alkene reductase; this translates as MKSELVNTAPLFSSIELGPFTLKNRIVMPPLTRSRSTQPGNIPNELMAEYYAQRASAGFMVTEGTQIEPRGQGYAWTPGIHSQAQIEGWKKVTKAVHAKGGVIFAQLWHVGRVSHTTLQPNSGKPVGPSDIMADNVKVFIETAPGEGALADPSEPRALTTTEVGELVNMYAQAARNALEAGFDGVELHCANGYLVNQFISEHTNNRDDQYGGTLSNRLRFLKEIVEAVSDVVGSDRLGVRFAPLFESTDETRVYLGLVESNPHHTYVQAVKVLEQAGIAYLSIAEADWENAPDLPQEFYKAVRAEFSGRIIYAGKYTVEKAVRILGEGYGDLFAFGRPFIANPDLPERIANNWTFNEADAATMYGGTEVGYSDYPFYQK